The Bos mutus isolate GX-2022 chromosome 7, NWIPB_WYAK_1.1, whole genome shotgun sequence genome window below encodes:
- the CETN3 gene encoding centrin-3: protein MSLALRNDLVVDKTKRKKRRELSEEQKQEIKDAFELFDTDKDEAIDYHELKVAMRALGFDVKKADVLKILKDYDREATGKITFEDFNEVVTDWILERDPHEEILKAFKLFDDDDSGKISLRNLRRVARELGENMSDEELRAMIEEFDKDGDGEINQEEFIAIMTGDI from the exons ATGAGTTTAGCTTTGAG AAATGACCTTGTAGTAgacaaaacaaagaggaaaaaaagaagagaactctctgaagaacagaaacaagaaattaaagatgcttttgaactatttgACACAGACAAAGATGAAGCAATAGATTATCATGAATTAAAG GTGGCAATGAGAGCCTTGGGGTTTGATGTAAAAAAAGCTGATGTACTGAAGATTCTTAAAGATTATGACAGAGAAGCCACTGGGAAAATAACCTTTGAGGATTTCAATGAAGTTG TGACAGACTGGATATTGGAAAGAGATCCACATGAAGAAATACTGAAGGCATTTAAACTATTTGATGATGATGATTCTGGTAAAATAAGCTTGAGGAATTTGCGACGTGTTGCCAGAGAATTGGGTGAAAACATGAGTGATGAAGAACTTCGGGCTATGATAGAAGAATTTGATAAAGATGGTGATGGAGAAA TAAATCAAGAGGAATTCATTGCTATTATGACTGGTGACATTTAA